The Gadus macrocephalus chromosome 9, ASM3116895v1 genomic interval aatgacagtgacttgttcgtgaccggtctcaaattcacaaactgaaatagtgccccctagtgatcttgttattaatttatttactcagtagtaataggcctactattgctgttttcgcttgaatttttgtatttctctgctgattgcTTCGACAGGGCCCCACCGTTAGTAACTtctgggtccagggccccactgttagtaacttgtgggtccagggccccactgttagtaacttgtgggtccagggccccactgttagtaacttgtggggccctggaccccactgttagtaacttgtgggtccagggccccactgttagtaacttgtggggccctggaccccactgttagtaacttgtggggccctgggccccactgttagtaacttgtggggtagTTAGTAACTGTTAGTAGcctaacttgtggggcggctcaggggggcccctgggcatgtgcccggtgtgcccctgcagtaatccacccatgcCCGGGCCCGTACGCGCCCGCATACCCTGCTTACCGATAGTTACGCCACTGCtgagggggaatgagggggacgggagaccgGACAGGTGGGtggggcagcgagcgcaatgcactgtggtagttggaggttttcttactttgagccagagagaccatgaaaacactctttctgccttttttcaggctaggatgaaccgatttcaatttttttttcacatttataatacattgaattatttaattcataaaaccttcatattcccactggtgaagtatctctttaaGCAAAAAAATGTCGCAATTATTGACTTGAATTTAGGAAATTAACTACAAATCTTTGGAAAGACTCTCAGACAGGCATGTACAACTTGAATAGGAACCCTGAATAGGGCCTATTTACATTTcctgtttctttcttttttattgccacattaattattataaaataagGTTTAGACATTTCTTAATTGAAAAGGATAGTGAGGTGGCGTTATTAGTCTGTCTATCATCattggcaaaaaaataaatattcatacAATACACATTTAGACAGGGCCACCCCTCAGAACCACCAGTGCTGTCCACTACAGGTAGGCCAACAGGTATGGTGAGTACAGGTAGACTAACAATGGCATAGGGCCATCCATTGACCTTCAATTAACAAAGATTGGTTGGTTTTGAGCTTGGTTTAATAAACAACAATACAAAATAGATTAACGGATACATAAAAAGAATTATAAACCAAGAAAAACAGAAGTAAATGTTAACTTTATGTTtgctattagggttagggttacttacatacatacattgcaGTTTACAATGCAGATTTTAAATTTGCAGTTTTTAAattctatataaataaagttgccttgccttgcctaatgtTAACATGAATGGACCATCAACTCTGTCGTCAATAAGTCAACCAGATCagaatgaaattaaaatgaccCATCGCGTGGGTCGGGATCCAACCAATTGTATAGCTCCTGCAGAGCCATAACATCCTCCAATGCATCGTGGGCATTGTAGCGTCTCCCCAGGAAGTGGTTCGACAGCCTCACTAGTGAATGGCTGACTAACCCCGGATAGAGCGCCTTACTGAGCGTTAAGGTGTCCTTTTGGAGTCTCCAAAAGGACCCTGACCAAAACGAATGGGTATATCATTACATAAAAGAAGCTGGAGACTTCATCTTTTATGCTTTGTAGATCTGCTTTTACACACAGCATCACAAGACCTAGGGCTAGGGCTCAGTAGTGTTTCCAAGGGATATGGAGTTACCCAGGGTACTACAATCAGCTTGGGTTTAGAGCTGTGTGTAACCGGCTGGAAGGAAAAACAATATTCTAACCTTCCCAGCACTGTGTCAGTGCATGATACAGTTATTCTGTATAATGTCATACAGTTCTACAGGTTCTCAGCTTTCCAAAGAGACCAAGCATGTGATTGGAGGTCATATTATAAAGGAGCAGTGTTCTCTAGAGTAGGCGCagtgcaaaaacaaaaaaatggccCGAAGACTAAGTGGTTAAGATgttatagatattttttttaaataaaaggttTTTGTACAAGACACTGTTTTGGCTTggattatttataatataatggAAATTGATTGATTGCCTTTGTTTTGGACATGTAAGCAATAAATACAAAGTTAAAATAGAAGTGGAAGTACTTTCCATCATTTGAACTGAAATAAAAGTTGTCTTTAAGTCCTGAAATTCTCTTCACCAAAATATACCAGATTGCTTcttttacattttcaaatcacaAAAAATCTTCTGGGGGGTATTGCATCCAGACCCCCCTAAAGGGGTTTGTTTTcggtttttttaatatattttttcaaaataaaatgtttttgtaCAAGACACTGTTTGGGGCAGATTATTTATAACATAATAGTGATGAAAGTTGGTTGGAGGGGCCCCCTAGGAATTTTTggtaaaagctgcaaactcgTCACACCATCGGACAATACGGTGTGAAATTCATAGCAGGAAGGCTAAAGCCAGAGATATACTTTTTAAAGTGAAATAACTAGACTAACCAACGGCATAGGGCCATCCATTGACCTTTAATGAGACAATTAAAAAAGATTGGTTGGTTTTAAGCTGGGTTTATTAAACAACAATGCAAAATAGATCTAGCGGCTGCTAGAATGACCATCGAGCCACATAGCGTGGTTTGAGATTCCAACAATAGTACAGCTCCTGCAGAGCTGTAACATCCTCCAATGCATCATGGGCATTGTAGCGTTTTCCCAGGAAGTGGTCAGACAGATTCGGCAGTGAATGGCTGCCTAACCATGGATACAGCGTCTTACTGAGCGGTAAGGTGTCCAAGAATCTGGAGCCCAGCTCCTGGAACGCCTCGTCGAGGGAACACCTGAATAGCGCCCTGTCCAGTACAGGTATGTCAAAGCATCTGGCGTTGTGCGCGGCCAGCAGCACGGGCTGCTCTAAGGACCACAGGAAGTCAAGGAAGGAGGTCAGGGCCTCGTGCAAGATGGCGGTGTTCATAGCTCTACCGTTCTGGAAGAGTTTGCCATTATGGACCCTGAAGCCTGTGACCGCCGTGGCCCCTCTGTCGATGGCGACCTGAGGCATCATGTACATGTTGAAGGTGTCATCTCCGCTGATGGCCGCCAGCTGGATGATATCACATCGCTTGGTgtctgagagggggaggggaggggagtgggtgagcgagcgtgcgtgcatgagtgagtgagtggagttCTGGGAGACGTATCGAAAAGCATACAGTGATAATCTCTAATGTATTCAGAGGTGCAGGACATGTAATATCACAACAGGAGGCAGATTTACATGTAGAGACAAGTTGTTGGTATACTATGTAATATACAAATAGATCTGAGTGGGCCAATGCCTGATTAAACTTTTGACAGATAAGTGATGAAAATGTGTCAGTGTGCAGTAGGCTTACCCAATCCCGTGGTCTCCAGGTCAAAGAACACCTGCAAAGGGTGAGAAAGAGCACATATAACAATATGTACAGAGCTGTGCTATAACAAGCATAGCTCTTGTGCTGCACGTGTCAAACATATTTACAACCTCTACTTTACTTCTCCATTCCAGCAAACATTTCCTCAAACTGCGTCGTCAACAAGTCCAACAGATGTTAAGTCACAACGTGACTTTATTTTGACCCTTTGCCGACGTTATCACATATCAACATTATCTTAAGGGAACGGGGATTTTGAGGAGTACTCGTTTTAACTTGTAACTGAATAAAGACACCTGTGATAAAGTGTAATTTATTTCTGAATCTTCTATTGAATATGATATACTACTGTAAAATAGGATGTGGCTCAACTGCTTAACCCCTAGATCCTTTGGTTCATATCAAGGATAGCAATATTGGGCTAGATAAAGCCACTGGAACCTTTTACCccttgatttacctttctaggCACATTTAATTTCCAATATGGACAAGGTTGCTGAATAAAATATTTGCCTGTGATCCTCACACAATTCTAACCACACGCACATCCAAACATTGacatgtatttgcaatgcacaTATATCCACGGTTAAGGACTAGTGTATATTATTTTACACAGTGGCAAAATTCGACACACActattctctctgtctcatgaAAGGCCTCTCATTCCCAAAGTCC includes:
- the LOC132464252 gene encoding uncharacterized protein LOC132464252, giving the protein MQSVVFFDLETTGLDTKRCDIIQLAAISGDDTFNMYMMPQVAIDRGATAVTGFRVHNGKLFQNGRAMNTAILHEALTSFLDFLWSLEQPVLLAAHNARCFDIPVLDRALFRCSLDEAFQELGSRFLDTLPLSKTLYPWLGSHSLPNLSDHFLGKRYNAHDALEDVTALQELYYCWNLKPRYVARWSF